A portion of the Streptomyces griseiscabiei genome contains these proteins:
- a CDS encoding acyl-CoA dehydrogenase → MAGSADFDLYRPSEEHDMLRDAIRSLAEAKIAPHAAAVDEEARFPREALDALVANDLHAVHVPEEYGGAGADALATVIVIEEVARACVSSSLIPAVNKLGSLPVILSGSEELKKKYLGPLAKGDAMFSYCLSEPDAGSDAAGMKTRAVRDGDHWILNGVKRWITNAGESEYYTVMAVTDPEKRSKGISAFVVEKSDEGVSFGAPEKKLGIKGSPTREVYLDNVRIPADRIIGEEGTGFATAMKTLDHTRITIAAQALGVAQGALDYAKGYVQERKQFGKPIADFQGIQFMLADMAMKVEAARALTYQAAAKSERGDKDLTFQGAAAKCFASDVAMEVTTDAVQLLGGYGYTRDYPVERMMRDAKITQIYEGTNQVQRIVMARNLP, encoded by the coding sequence TTGGCCGGATCGGCTGATTTCGACCTGTACCGCCCGTCCGAGGAGCACGACATGCTCCGTGACGCGATCCGTTCCCTCGCCGAGGCGAAGATCGCGCCCCACGCCGCCGCCGTGGACGAGGAGGCCCGCTTCCCGCGGGAGGCGCTGGACGCGCTGGTCGCCAATGACCTGCACGCCGTGCACGTGCCCGAGGAGTACGGCGGCGCCGGCGCCGACGCGCTCGCCACGGTCATCGTGATCGAGGAGGTGGCCCGTGCCTGTGTCTCCTCCTCCCTCATCCCGGCCGTCAACAAGCTCGGCTCGCTGCCCGTGATCCTCTCCGGCTCCGAGGAGCTGAAGAAGAAGTACCTGGGCCCGCTCGCCAAGGGCGACGCGATGTTCTCGTACTGCCTCTCCGAGCCGGACGCCGGTTCCGACGCGGCCGGCATGAAGACCCGCGCGGTCCGCGACGGCGACCACTGGATCCTCAACGGCGTGAAGCGCTGGATCACCAACGCCGGCGAGTCCGAGTACTACACGGTGATGGCCGTCACGGACCCGGAGAAGCGCTCCAAGGGCATCTCCGCCTTCGTCGTCGAGAAGTCCGACGAGGGCGTCTCCTTCGGCGCCCCGGAGAAGAAGCTCGGCATCAAGGGCTCCCCGACCCGCGAGGTCTACCTCGACAACGTCCGCATCCCCGCCGACCGCATCATCGGCGAGGAGGGCACCGGCTTCGCCACGGCGATGAAGACCCTGGACCACACCCGGATCACCATCGCCGCCCAGGCCCTCGGTGTCGCCCAGGGCGCCCTCGACTACGCCAAGGGCTATGTCCAGGAGCGCAAGCAGTTCGGCAAGCCGATCGCCGACTTCCAGGGCATCCAGTTCATGCTCGCCGACATGGCCATGAAGGTCGAGGCCGCCCGCGCCCTCACCTACCAGGCCGCCGCCAAGTCCGAGCGCGGCGACAAGGACCTCACCTTCCAGGGCGCCGCCGCCAAGTGCTTCGCCTCCGACGTCGCCATGGAGGTCACCACGGACGCCGTCCAGCTCCTCGGCGGCTACGGCTACACCCGCGACTACCCGGTCGAGCGCATGATGCGCGACGCCAAGATCACCCAGATCTACGAGGGCACCAACCAGGTCCAGCGCATCGTCATGGCGCGCAACCTGCCGTAA
- a CDS encoding four-helix bundle copper-binding protein: MTQHTGAMTAMSKEMQDCVNACMTCHSVCEETMSSCMQAGGQAQMQIMRALMDCAEMTRMCADMMMRRSPLSAEMCAMCARACDMCAEACMSMPDDPQLMRCAEACRRCSETCRAMAGATA, from the coding sequence ATGACGCAGCACACCGGAGCCATGACCGCCATGAGCAAGGAGATGCAGGACTGCGTCAACGCCTGCATGACCTGCCACAGCGTGTGCGAGGAGACCATGAGCTCCTGCATGCAGGCCGGCGGCCAGGCCCAGATGCAGATCATGCGCGCCCTGATGGACTGCGCAGAGATGACCCGTATGTGCGCGGACATGATGATGCGCCGCTCGCCGCTGTCCGCCGAGATGTGCGCGATGTGTGCCCGCGCCTGTGACATGTGCGCCGAGGCGTGTATGTCCATGCCGGACGATCCGCAGCTGATGAGGTGCGCGGAAGCGTGTCGCCGCTGCTCGGAGACCTGCCGGGCGATGGCGGGCGCGACCGCCTGA
- a CDS encoding LCP family protein — translation MNDWPEGWSGNNRGGDYAQPDGPRVMRQVRRGPSAPPQGGVPQQPAYGDPYGDGYGNNGPDQYSGGHNSDYNTGQVYGAGGGGDGYGGGRGGRPAPDWRRRIKLTAITVTVVVLATTIGTYFWADSKLNREVDLSKVIERPAEGEGTNYLIVGSDSREGLSDEQKKELHTGSADGKRTDSMMILHTGSNGPTLVSLPRDSNVEIPTFVGSESGKTFKGTGRQVKLNAAYAEDGPELLVRTVEANTGLRIDHYVEIGFAGFANIVDAVGGVEIDIPKGGLKDTKSGANFEAGKQTLNGEQSLAFVRTRYALARSDLDRTKNQQKFLAALAGQTATPSTVLNPFKLYPTMSAGLDTLIVDKDMSLFDLADMFWAMKGVTGGDGKSMNMPISGNAGNGNLQWDTAKVKQLVEQLKNDETVTVSDN, via the coding sequence ATGAACGATTGGCCCGAGGGATGGTCCGGCAACAACCGCGGCGGCGACTACGCCCAGCCCGATGGACCGCGTGTGATGCGCCAGGTCCGTCGCGGCCCGTCGGCACCCCCTCAGGGTGGTGTGCCCCAGCAGCCGGCGTACGGCGACCCGTACGGCGACGGCTACGGCAACAACGGCCCCGACCAGTACAGCGGCGGCCACAACAGCGACTACAACACCGGCCAGGTCTACGGCGCCGGTGGCGGCGGTGACGGCTACGGCGGCGGCCGGGGCGGGCGTCCCGCGCCGGACTGGCGGCGTCGTATCAAGCTCACGGCGATCACGGTCACCGTGGTGGTGCTGGCGACGACGATCGGCACGTACTTCTGGGCCGACTCCAAGCTGAACCGCGAGGTCGACCTGTCGAAGGTCATCGAGCGGCCGGCCGAGGGCGAGGGCACCAACTACCTGATCGTCGGTTCCGACAGCCGTGAGGGCCTGTCCGACGAGCAGAAGAAGGAGCTCCACACCGGGTCCGCCGACGGCAAGCGCACGGACTCGATGATGATCCTGCACACCGGGTCGAACGGCCCGACGCTGGTGTCGCTCCCCCGGGACTCCAACGTCGAGATCCCGACCTTCGTCGGCTCCGAGTCCGGCAAGACCTTCAAGGGCACCGGCCGCCAGGTGAAGCTGAACGCGGCGTACGCGGAGGACGGGCCCGAGCTGCTGGTCCGTACCGTCGAGGCCAACACGGGCCTGCGCATCGACCACTACGTGGAGATCGGCTTCGCCGGTTTCGCGAACATCGTCGACGCGGTCGGCGGTGTGGAGATCGACATCCCCAAGGGCGGTCTGAAGGACACCAAGTCCGGCGCGAACTTCGAGGCGGGCAAGCAGACGCTGAACGGCGAGCAGTCCCTCGCCTTCGTCCGCACCCGTTACGCCCTCGCGCGCAGCGACCTGGACCGTACGAAGAACCAGCAGAAGTTCCTCGCGGCCCTCGCCGGCCAGACGGCGACGCCGAGCACGGTGCTGAACCCGTTCAAGCTGTATCCGACGATGAGCGCCGGTCTGGACACCCTGATCGTCGACAAGGACATGAGCCTGTTCGACCTGGCCGACATGTTCTGGGCGATGAAGGGCGTGACGGGCGGCGACGGCAAGTCGATGAACATGCCGATCTCGGGCAACGCCGGCAACGGCAACCTCCAGTGGGACACCGCGAAGGTGAAGCAGCTGGTGGAGCAGTTGAAGAACGACGAGACGGTGACGGTGTCGGACAACTGA
- a CDS encoding LCP family protein, with the protein MPGPYGAQGSLASPSSSPPSPTGPAEVSPVSAPPRRPARPQQPRPPVRPRRRSWAMRAVTTLSVVVLAAAGIGHAVVTRLDNEITRVDAFKDMKNRPEAGHGMNVLLVGTDGRDRISEEERRKYRLGGAPCHCTDTMMIVHISEDRERASVVSLPRDSYAEIPEHTDRTTGKTHPAHPVKLNAAYAEGGPGLTVRTVEHMTKVKIDHYVEVDFTSFMRTVDVLGGVRICTTRPLKDSYTGLDLPAGTHDLDGGQALQYVRSRHADGSSDLGRMKRQQRFMASLMSQATSSGVLLNPMKFRDITQAVLGSVRADKEFGTGELIDLGRAMRNLTPASSEFTTVPIGRMGYAVEGIGSTLKWDDAKSARLFGALRDDRPLAPFKVRGTYALVDVAPQQIRVQVENGTAVEGLGRKMDRELAATGFRTTKTPVNAPRQNVTRSVVFYDPRWDRSARSLAAALPGSELRPVRAQGPTLRVVAGTDFKGVRKVRAEDPEQGESGVVRGDQVSCA; encoded by the coding sequence ATGCCGGGACCCTACGGTGCTCAAGGTTCTCTGGCTTCTCCCTCTTCGTCGCCCCCTTCCCCGACCGGTCCCGCGGAGGTGTCCCCCGTGTCCGCACCGCCCCGCCGCCCAGCCCGTCCGCAGCAGCCCCGGCCCCCCGTGCGTCCCCGGCGGCGGAGCTGGGCCATGCGGGCGGTGACCACGCTCTCGGTGGTGGTGCTGGCCGCCGCGGGGATCGGGCACGCGGTGGTGACCCGCCTGGACAACGAGATCACCCGGGTCGACGCCTTCAAGGACATGAAGAACCGCCCCGAGGCGGGCCACGGCATGAACGTCCTGCTGGTCGGCACCGACGGCCGCGACCGGATCAGCGAGGAGGAGCGGCGGAAGTACCGGCTGGGCGGCGCCCCCTGCCACTGCACGGACACGATGATGATCGTGCACATCTCGGAGGACCGGGAGCGCGCGAGCGTCGTGAGTCTGCCGCGCGACTCGTACGCCGAGATCCCCGAGCACACCGACCGCACCACCGGGAAGACGCACCCGGCGCACCCGGTCAAGCTGAACGCGGCCTACGCGGAGGGCGGGCCGGGGCTCACCGTGCGGACGGTCGAGCACATGACGAAGGTGAAGATCGACCACTACGTCGAGGTCGACTTCACCAGCTTCATGCGGACCGTGGACGTCCTCGGGGGCGTCCGGATCTGCACGACCCGCCCCCTGAAGGACAGCTACACCGGCCTCGACCTGCCCGCAGGCACCCATGACCTGGACGGCGGCCAGGCCCTGCAGTACGTCCGCTCGCGGCACGCGGACGGCTCCTCCGACCTCGGCCGGATGAAGCGGCAGCAGCGTTTCATGGCGTCCCTGATGTCCCAGGCCACCTCCTCCGGGGTGCTGCTCAACCCGATGAAGTTCCGCGACATCACCCAGGCCGTCCTCGGTTCCGTCCGCGCCGACAAGGAGTTCGGCACCGGTGAGCTGATCGACCTCGGCCGGGCGATGCGCAACCTCACCCCGGCGTCCTCCGAGTTCACCACCGTGCCGATCGGGCGCATGGGGTACGCGGTGGAGGGCATCGGCTCGACGCTCAAGTGGGACGACGCCAAGTCGGCCCGGCTCTTCGGGGCCCTGCGTGACGACCGCCCCCTCGCCCCCTTCAAGGTCCGCGGCACCTACGCGCTCGTCGACGTGGCCCCGCAGCAGATCCGCGTCCAGGTCGAGAACGGCACGGCGGTCGAGGGCCTCGGCAGGAAGATGGACCGCGAGCTGGCCGCGACGGGCTTCCGCACCACGAAGACGCCGGTGAACGCCCCCCGGCAGAACGTCACCCGCAGCGTGGTCTTCTACGACCCGCGCTGGGACCGCTCGGCCCGCTCCCTCGCCGCCGCGCTCCCCGGTTCGGAGCTGCGGCCGGTCCGGGCCCAGGGCCCCACCCTCAGGGTGGTCGCCGGCACGGACTTCAAGGGTGTCCGCAAGGTACGCGCCGAGGACCCGGAACAGGGCGAGTCCGGGGTGGTGCGGGGCGACCAGGTGTCCTGCGCCTGA
- a CDS encoding glycosyltransferase family 2 protein yields MNAKPDVPLPAVSVIMPVLDEERHLRGAVQAILAQEYAGEMEVVIALGPSKDRTDEIAAQLVAEDPRVHTVPNPTGRTPAALNAAIKASRHPIVVRVDGHGILSPNYIATAVRLLEETGAQNVGGIMHAEGENDWEHAVAAAMTSKIGVGNAAFHTGGQAGPAETVYLGVFRREALERQDGYNVEFIRAQDWELNFRIREAGGLIWFSPELRVSYRPRPSVKALAKQYKDYGRWRHVVARYHEGSINLRYLAPPTAVCAIVAGVLVGGLLTPLGYLIPGGYLAAIVAGSVPAGKGLPLKARLQIPVALATMHMSWGFGFLTSPRSLAKKVIASRRPAVLAEG; encoded by the coding sequence ATGAACGCCAAGCCCGACGTGCCGCTCCCCGCCGTGTCCGTGATCATGCCCGTCCTCGACGAGGAGCGGCATCTGCGCGGAGCCGTCCAAGCGATCCTCGCGCAGGAGTACGCCGGCGAGATGGAGGTCGTGATCGCCCTCGGTCCGTCCAAGGACCGCACGGACGAGATCGCGGCCCAGCTCGTGGCCGAGGACCCGCGTGTGCACACCGTCCCGAATCCCACCGGGCGCACGCCCGCCGCGCTCAACGCCGCGATCAAGGCATCCCGTCACCCGATCGTGGTGCGCGTCGACGGCCACGGCATCCTCTCGCCGAACTACATCGCCACCGCCGTACGGCTCCTGGAGGAGACCGGCGCGCAGAACGTCGGCGGGATCATGCACGCCGAGGGCGAGAACGACTGGGAGCACGCGGTCGCCGCCGCCATGACCTCGAAGATCGGCGTGGGCAACGCCGCCTTCCACACGGGCGGCCAGGCCGGTCCCGCCGAGACGGTCTACCTGGGCGTCTTCCGGCGCGAGGCGCTGGAGCGGCAGGACGGCTACAACGTCGAGTTCATCCGGGCCCAGGACTGGGAGCTGAACTTCCGCATCCGCGAGGCCGGCGGTCTGATCTGGTTCTCGCCCGAGCTGCGGGTGTCGTACCGGCCGCGGCCCAGCGTGAAGGCGCTCGCCAAGCAGTACAAGGACTACGGGCGTTGGCGCCACGTCGTCGCCCGCTACCACGAGGGCTCCATCAACCTGCGCTATCTCGCCCCGCCGACCGCGGTGTGCGCGATCGTGGCCGGTGTCCTGGTGGGCGGCCTGCTGACCCCGCTCGGCTATCTCATCCCCGGCGGCTATCTCGCGGCGATCGTCGCGGGCTCGGTCCCGGCGGGCAAGGGGCTGCCGCTCAAGGCCCGTCTGCAGATCCCCGTCGCCCTCGCCACCATGCACATGTCCTGGGGCTTCGGCTTCCTCACCAGCCCCCGCTCCCTGGCGAAGAAGGTCATCGCCTCCCGCCGCCCGGCGGTCCTGGCCGAGGGCTGA
- a CDS encoding LCP family protein — MVRSDVRGDGGRPRVEEPGEDGDLEPQEGSSSGSDGDTDGDGDADVRVPEQGGRKRRSGGNGAGGDGGGRGRAKTAGRPRRRRALRWSATVLAVVILGTAGAGYLYFQHLNGNIKKEKLNLGDTKIAEPTPNAFGQTPLNILLIGSDARDTEENQKLGGARDTFDGPPLADVQMLLHLSADRSNMSVVSMPRDTLLPIPKCTDPDSGDVYDASTQAMTNDSLRRGGPGCTVATWQELTGIRIDHFMMVDFAGVVSMADAIGGVPVCVTDNIYSHTSAGKGSGLKLEKGTTYIKGKQALQWLRTRYGFEDGSDIARAKAQHQYMNAMVRELRENATITNPNKLRNLAEEATKALTVDESLGTVTKLYDLSTELRKVEPARITMTTMPYTYVGARVVPKEGDAEKLFRLVREDIALDGKDKKRTTTEDAASDDPAAAKDKIGVLVQNGTMTSTLAPVAGRAHTVSQLLVEEGFAKSSSDASTALTEDKTVVRYPSADLEGDAQVVAKALGIPLGQVEKSTNVSGVTLVVGADWREGKTYEAEKEDDTTPESADALNGANEKACMKVDPGFTW, encoded by the coding sequence ATGGTACGGAGTGACGTGCGCGGGGACGGGGGGCGACCGCGCGTCGAGGAACCCGGCGAGGACGGGGACCTGGAACCGCAGGAGGGCTCGTCGTCCGGCTCGGACGGCGACACGGACGGCGACGGCGACGCGGACGTCAGAGTCCCCGAGCAGGGCGGACGGAAGCGCCGGAGCGGTGGCAACGGCGCCGGCGGCGACGGCGGTGGACGGGGGCGCGCGAAGACCGCCGGGAGACCCCGGCGCAGACGGGCGCTGCGCTGGTCGGCGACGGTCCTGGCGGTCGTGATACTCGGCACCGCGGGTGCGGGCTATCTCTACTTCCAGCACCTCAACGGCAACATCAAGAAGGAGAAGCTGAACCTCGGCGACACGAAGATCGCCGAGCCGACGCCCAACGCCTTCGGCCAGACCCCGCTGAACATCCTGCTCATCGGCTCGGACGCGCGGGACACCGAGGAGAACCAGAAGCTCGGCGGCGCCCGGGACACCTTCGACGGCCCGCCGCTCGCCGATGTGCAGATGCTGCTGCACCTGTCCGCCGACCGCTCCAACATGTCGGTCGTCAGCATGCCCCGCGACACCCTGCTCCCCATCCCCAAGTGCACGGACCCCGACAGCGGGGACGTGTACGACGCGTCCACCCAGGCGATGACCAACGACTCGCTGCGCCGCGGCGGCCCCGGCTGCACGGTCGCCACCTGGCAGGAGCTGACCGGGATCCGCATCGACCACTTCATGATGGTCGACTTCGCCGGTGTGGTGTCGATGGCCGACGCGATCGGCGGTGTGCCGGTGTGCGTGACCGACAACATCTACTCGCACACCAGCGCGGGCAAGGGCTCGGGCCTGAAGCTGGAGAAGGGCACCACGTACATCAAGGGCAAGCAGGCCCTGCAGTGGCTGCGCACCCGGTACGGCTTCGAGGACGGCAGCGACATCGCGCGGGCCAAGGCGCAGCACCAGTACATGAACGCGATGGTCCGCGAGCTGCGCGAGAACGCCACGATCACCAACCCGAACAAGCTGCGCAACCTGGCGGAGGAGGCCACCAAGGCGCTCACCGTCGACGAGAGCCTCGGCACGGTGACCAAGCTCTACGACCTCAGCACCGAGCTGCGCAAGGTCGAGCCGGCCCGGATCACGATGACGACGATGCCGTACACCTATGTCGGTGCCCGGGTCGTGCCCAAGGAGGGCGACGCGGAGAAGCTGTTCCGGCTGGTGCGTGAGGACATCGCGCTGGACGGCAAGGACAAGAAGAGAACCACGACCGAGGACGCGGCCTCCGACGACCCGGCGGCGGCGAAGGACAAGATCGGGGTGCTGGTGCAGAACGGCACCATGACCTCCACGCTCGCCCCGGTGGCCGGCCGCGCGCACACGGTGTCGCAGCTGCTCGTCGAGGAGGGTTTCGCCAAGTCCTCGTCCGACGCGTCCACCGCGCTCACCGAGGACAAGACCGTCGTGCGCTATCCGAGCGCCGACCTGGAGGGCGACGCCCAGGTGGTCGCCAAGGCCCTCGGCATCCCGCTGGGCCAGGTGGAGAAGTCCACGAACGTCTCCGGGGTCACCCTCGTCGTCGGCGCCGACTGGCGCGAGGGGAAGACGTACGAGGCCGAGAAGGAGGACGACACGACCCCCGAGTCGGCGGACGCCCTCAACGGCGCGAACGAGAAGGCCTGCATGAAGGTCGACCCGGGCTTCACCTGGTGA
- a CDS encoding LCP family protein has protein sequence MDAQGRGRADDIDPADQWVLNPSTGEYELRLSPSAPQSAVPRPRRAAPAASGARGAGTTTRSASVGTDTREIPDTLPGPRRRRGVPEEDPLPGRRGGRGKAKAKPKKSTGKRILVWTGGTLAFLLVGVSAAGYLYYQHLNNNIQKISDDGASTGGFSKDRAINLLVIGTDKRTGAGNESYGDKESVGHADTTILLHVSKDRTNATAMSIPRDMIVDIPDCLTTQEDGSKKNIAGTNDVRFNTSLGQDGRTPSCTMRTVTELTGITPDHFMVADFNAVKTLSTAIGGVEVCLAKDIKDSKSKLDLSAGKHTIQGEEALAFLRTRYSVGLGSDLSRIELQQQFLSSMIRQMKSKDTLTDPTKVLDLAEAATSALSVDSKISDIKKLASLGQEVGKVKTKNITFTTVPVIDNTDGATVLPTPGKAEQLFSTIRDDISLTEVKKQKKAKEAAKLKGERADASEVRVSVYNGGAEAGSAQATLSWLQNDVGVTKSSQLGNADKTLKKTTLAYDPDQADQARKLADLMGLSASALKPGKGNSETNSQGLPSMVLTLGEDFKGAGVSLSAASAADLDVEKNTADKEKCAS, from the coding sequence GTGGACGCGCAAGGCCGTGGGCGGGCGGATGACATCGACCCCGCAGACCAGTGGGTACTCAACCCGAGCACCGGTGAATACGAACTGCGACTGAGTCCTTCCGCACCGCAATCGGCGGTGCCGAGGCCGCGTCGGGCCGCGCCCGCCGCGTCGGGCGCCAGGGGGGCGGGCACCACCACGCGTTCCGCGTCGGTGGGCACGGACACCCGGGAGATCCCCGACACGCTGCCGGGTCCCCGGCGCCGTCGGGGTGTGCCCGAGGAGGACCCGCTGCCGGGTCGCCGGGGCGGCCGGGGCAAGGCCAAGGCCAAGCCGAAGAAGTCCACGGGCAAGCGGATACTGGTGTGGACGGGCGGCACGCTGGCCTTCCTGCTGGTCGGGGTCAGCGCCGCGGGCTACCTGTACTACCAGCACCTCAACAACAACATCCAGAAGATCTCGGACGACGGCGCGAGCACCGGCGGCTTCAGCAAGGACCGGGCGATCAACCTGCTGGTGATCGGCACGGACAAGCGGACCGGCGCGGGCAACGAGAGTTACGGCGACAAGGAGAGCGTCGGCCACGCCGACACCACGATCCTGCTGCACGTCTCCAAGGACCGTACGAACGCGACCGCGATGAGCATCCCGCGCGACATGATCGTGGACATCCCGGACTGCCTCACCACACAAGAGGACGGCTCCAAGAAGAACATCGCGGGCACGAACGACGTGCGGTTCAACACCAGCCTCGGCCAGGACGGCCGCACCCCGAGCTGCACGATGCGCACGGTCACCGAGCTGACCGGGATCACCCCCGACCACTTCATGGTCGCCGACTTCAACGCGGTGAAGACGCTCTCCACGGCCATCGGCGGTGTCGAGGTCTGTCTGGCGAAGGACATCAAGGACTCCAAGTCCAAGCTGGACCTCAGCGCCGGCAAGCACACGATCCAGGGCGAGGAGGCGCTGGCGTTCCTGCGCACCCGCTACAGCGTGGGCCTCGGCAGCGACCTGAGCCGGATCGAGCTCCAGCAGCAGTTCCTCAGCTCGATGATCCGGCAGATGAAGTCGAAGGACACGCTGACCGACCCGACGAAGGTGCTGGACCTCGCGGAGGCCGCGACCAGCGCGCTGTCCGTCGACTCGAAGATCTCCGACATCAAGAAGCTGGCCTCGCTCGGCCAGGAGGTCGGCAAGGTCAAGACGAAGAACATCACCTTCACCACCGTGCCGGTCATCGACAACACCGACGGCGCGACCGTGCTGCCCACGCCGGGCAAGGCCGAGCAGCTGTTCTCGACGATCCGCGACGACATCTCGCTCACCGAGGTGAAGAAGCAGAAGAAGGCGAAGGAGGCCGCGAAGCTCAAGGGCGAGCGCGCCGACGCCTCCGAGGTCCGGGTCAGCGTCTACAACGGCGGGGCCGAGGCCGGCAGCGCACAGGCCACTCTCAGCTGGCTGCAGAATGATGTCGGCGTGACCAAGTCGAGCCAGCTCGGCAACGCCGACAAGACGTTGAAGAAGACGACCCTCGCGTACGACCCCGACCAGGCCGACCAGGCGCGCAAGCTGGCCGATCTGATGGGGCTGTCCGCGTCCGCGCTGAAGCCCGGCAAGGGCAACAGCGAGACCAACTCCCAGGGCCTGCCGTCGATGGTGCTGACCCTGGGCGAGGACTTCAAGGGTGCCGGGGTGTCGCTGAGCGCGGCGTCGGCGGCGGATCTGGACGTCGAGAAGAACACCGCAGACAAGGAAAAGTGCGCCAGTTGA
- a CDS encoding LCP family protein, whose amino-acid sequence MDDVGGRTRGLGPGVGGTPTGAGLRRRRRRRWARWVGGGTVLVVVAALGAGWVAYRKLDGNITSDRTAADELARYEKERPTALVRGAQNILVIGSDSRSGNGNAEYGRDSGTERSDTTILLHLAADRRSATAVSLPRDLMVDVPSCRRPDGRRTEPVFTMFNYAFQSGGSACTIRTVERMTDIRIDHHVVVDFSGFKEMVDAVDGVEVCLTEPIHDKQAKLRLPAGKVRLDGEQALGYVRARKSLGDGSDTERMDRQQRFLAALATKVRSNGVLLNPVKLYPVLDAATSSLTTDPGLASLRGLYDLVRGLRTIPMEKVQFLTVPRKSYAYDANRDELVEPAARSLFARLRSDAPLAVAGELPEGMREGETEELSGSLSGAPDPMPTFRGSTAAEEDCG is encoded by the coding sequence GTGGACGACGTCGGAGGCAGGACGCGTGGGCTGGGGCCCGGTGTGGGCGGTACGCCCACCGGGGCCGGGCTCAGGCGTCGGCGCCGGCGGCGGTGGGCGCGGTGGGTGGGGGGCGGGACCGTGCTGGTGGTCGTCGCGGCCCTGGGGGCGGGGTGGGTGGCGTACCGGAAGCTGGACGGGAACATCACCTCGGACCGGACGGCGGCGGACGAGCTGGCGCGGTACGAGAAGGAGCGGCCGACGGCGCTGGTGCGGGGCGCGCAGAACATCCTGGTGATCGGGTCGGACTCACGGTCCGGGAACGGGAACGCCGAGTACGGGCGGGACTCGGGCACCGAGCGCTCCGACACGACGATCCTGCTGCATCTCGCGGCGGACCGGCGGAGCGCGACCGCGGTGTCGCTGCCGCGGGATCTGATGGTGGACGTGCCGAGCTGCCGGCGGCCGGACGGACGGCGTACCGAACCGGTGTTCACCATGTTCAACTACGCGTTCCAGAGCGGTGGTTCGGCCTGCACCATCCGGACGGTCGAGCGGATGACCGACATCCGGATCGACCATCACGTCGTCGTCGACTTCAGCGGCTTCAAGGAGATGGTCGACGCCGTCGACGGGGTCGAGGTGTGCCTCACCGAACCCATCCACGACAAGCAGGCCAAACTGCGGCTCCCCGCGGGCAAGGTGAGGCTCGACGGCGAACAGGCGCTCGGGTACGTACGGGCCCGCAAGTCGCTGGGTGACGGCAGCGACACCGAACGGATGGACCGGCAGCAGCGATTCCTCGCGGCGCTGGCCACGAAGGTGCGCAGCAATGGGGTGCTGCTGAATCCGGTGAAGCTGTATCCGGTGCTGGACGCGGCCACGTCATCCCTCACCACGGACCCGGGACTGGCGAGTCTGCGCGGGCTCTACGACCTTGTGCGCGGGCTGAGAACGATTCCCATGGAAAAGGTGCAGTTCCTGACCGTTCCGCGGAAGTCATATGCGTACGACGCCAATCGTGATGAGCTCGTCGAGCCGGCGGCACGGAGCCTTTTCGCGCGGCTGCGCTCCGACGCGCCCCTGGCGGTCGCGGGGGAACTGCCCGAAGGGATGCGGGAAGGGGAAACGGAAGAGCTTTCGGGAAGCCTCTCCGGCGCCCCGGACCCGATGCCGACTTTCCGCGGCAGTACGGCCGCGGAGGAGGACTGCGGGTGA
- a CDS encoding TIGR03089 family protein: MNATDRTPADLLRSALAADPARPLVTFYDDATGERVELSVATFANWVAKTANLLQGELSAEPGDRVALLLPAHWQTAVWLLACASAGVVAEVGGDPAAADLVVSGPDTLDAARACSGERIALALRPLGGRFPQAPSGFADYAVEVPSQGDRFVAYAPVDPEEPALVVAGREFSGAEVVERARADAAGLGLTGPGARVLSGLGYDTWEGLAAGLYGPLASGGSVVLCRHLGQLGEDALAKRIESERVTAVSR; this comes from the coding sequence ATGAACGCCACCGACCGCACCCCTGCCGACCTGCTGCGATCCGCGCTGGCCGCGGATCCCGCCCGCCCCCTGGTGACCTTCTACGACGACGCGACGGGCGAGCGCGTCGAATTGTCCGTGGCCACCTTCGCCAATTGGGTGGCCAAGACCGCGAACCTCCTTCAGGGCGAGCTGTCCGCGGAGCCGGGCGACCGGGTCGCGCTGCTGCTGCCCGCGCACTGGCAGACGGCGGTGTGGCTGCTGGCGTGTGCGTCGGCGGGGGTCGTCGCCGAGGTCGGCGGGGATCCGGCGGCGGCCGATCTCGTGGTGAGCGGTCCCGACACGCTGGACGCGGCCCGGGCGTGCTCCGGGGAGCGGATCGCGCTCGCGCTGCGCCCGCTCGGCGGGCGGTTCCCGCAGGCGCCGTCGGGGTTCGCCGACTACGCGGTCGAGGTGCCGTCGCAGGGGGACCGGTTCGTGGCGTACGCGCCGGTGGATCCCGAGGAGCCGGCGCTGGTCGTGGCCGGGCGGGAGTTCAGCGGGGCGGAGGTCGTGGAGCGGGCGCGGGCGGACGCCGCCGGCCTGGGGCTGACGGGCCCGGGGGCCCGGGTGCTGTCGGGGCTGGGCTACGACACGTGGGAGGGGCTGGCCGCCGGGTTGTACGGGCCGCTCGCCAGTGGGGGGTCCGTGGTGCTGTGCCGGCATCTCGGGCAGCTCGGGGAGGACGCGCTGGCCAAGCGGATCGAGAGTGAGCGGGTGACGGCGGTTTCGCGATAG